Proteins co-encoded in one Coxiella burnetii genomic window:
- the radA gene encoding DNA repair protein RadA, whose translation MTKTKTIFSCQHCGSQYAQWQGQCRDCGEWNSIVEEVTVKKSTHRASGFAGAQSVPILLSNVSMQSQPRLATGLAEFDHVLGGGLVSDSVVLIGGDPGVGKSTLLLQILCQISRNYSTLYISGEESLQQIALRAQRLQLPQDKLTLLAETHIEQILVLAEQSHPQVMVIDSIQTVYTDTVPSAPGGVGQVRESAAQLVRFAKQKGIALFIVGHVTKEGAIAGPRVLEHMVDAVLYFEGKNDSRFRVIRAVKNRFGAVNEIGVFAMTNAGLKQVNNPSAIFLSRYETPVSGSVVTVTWEGSRPLLVEVQALVDESHLANPRRVTVGLEQNRLSMLLATLHRHGGVPTYDQDVFVNAVGGLRIVETGADLPVLLAVLSSLRNKPLPSDLIVFGEVGLAGEIRPVPSGQERIKEAVKHGFKRAIVPKANAPKDAPEGMEIVAADKLQSVLNYNY comes from the coding sequence ATGACCAAAACAAAAACTATTTTTTCCTGCCAGCATTGCGGTTCGCAATACGCGCAATGGCAAGGGCAGTGTCGTGATTGTGGAGAGTGGAATTCCATTGTTGAAGAAGTGACGGTTAAAAAATCCACGCATCGTGCGAGCGGCTTTGCGGGCGCGCAGTCCGTTCCTATCTTGCTAAGTAACGTTAGCATGCAATCGCAACCGCGGTTGGCGACGGGGCTTGCAGAATTCGATCATGTCCTTGGTGGAGGGTTAGTTTCTGATTCGGTGGTATTAATCGGCGGTGATCCCGGCGTGGGTAAATCCACTTTATTGCTGCAAATTTTGTGCCAAATTAGCAGAAATTATTCCACTTTATACATCAGCGGTGAGGAATCGTTGCAACAAATTGCATTGCGAGCGCAGCGACTGCAATTACCTCAAGATAAATTAACCTTGTTGGCAGAAACTCATATCGAGCAAATATTAGTGCTGGCGGAACAATCGCACCCGCAAGTGATGGTAATCGATTCCATCCAAACGGTGTACACCGACACCGTTCCTTCAGCGCCGGGCGGAGTGGGCCAAGTGCGGGAAAGTGCAGCGCAATTGGTGCGTTTTGCGAAACAAAAAGGAATCGCTTTATTCATCGTAGGCCATGTGACAAAAGAAGGCGCTATTGCAGGCCCTCGCGTTTTAGAACACATGGTCGATGCCGTCCTTTATTTTGAAGGGAAAAATGACAGTCGTTTTCGCGTTATCCGCGCGGTTAAAAATCGCTTTGGCGCCGTTAATGAAATTGGCGTATTTGCGATGACTAACGCGGGATTGAAGCAAGTGAATAATCCCTCGGCGATTTTTCTATCGCGCTATGAAACGCCGGTTTCCGGCAGCGTGGTTACCGTAACGTGGGAAGGCAGCCGCCCTTTGCTGGTGGAAGTGCAAGCCTTGGTAGACGAAAGCCATCTTGCAAATCCTCGCCGAGTCACCGTCGGTTTAGAACAAAATCGTTTATCCATGTTATTAGCCACATTGCACCGCCACGGTGGTGTTCCTACTTATGACCAAGACGTATTTGTTAACGCCGTCGGCGGTCTACGCATTGTGGAAACAGGCGCTGATCTTCCCGTTTTATTAGCGGTATTATCGAGCTTGCGCAACAAGCCATTACCTTCAGATTTAATCGTTTTTGGGGAAGTTGGCCTCGCCGGTGAAATTCGTCCCGTTCCGAGCGGACAAGAACGAATTAAAGAAGCAGTAAAACACGGTTTCAAGCGCGCGATCGTTCCAAAAGCCAATGCGCCTAAAGACGCCCCGGAAGGAATGGAAATCGTGGCGGCAGATAAATTGCAGAGTGTATTAAATTATAATTATTAA
- the hemB gene encoding porphobilinogen synthase yields MAIDALPRVRLRRLRQHPGLRELISEHRLSVKDMILPLFVRAGQKIKNPIASMPGHFQWSVDQLDEEVERIEASQLPGIILFGIPDFKDATGSSALQPDGVVQQAIQRIKKKAPRLLIVADLCFCEYTDHGHCGVVSKNIRGNNDVDNDNTLKLLVAQAISLVRAGADVIAPSGMMDGMVQAIRRGLDHVGFTEMPILSYAVKYASSFYGPFREAAEGTPQFGDRKTYQMNPANAGIALREAELDVAEGADFLMVKPAQAYLDIIYRIKQHFPRIPLGAYQVSGEFAMIKAAAARGWLDETQAMMESLLSIKRAGADFIITYFAKEAAGFLGRE; encoded by the coding sequence ATGGCTATTGATGCGCTGCCTCGAGTTCGACTGCGTCGTTTGCGCCAGCACCCCGGACTTCGCGAATTAATTAGTGAACATCGTTTGTCCGTAAAAGATATGATTCTGCCTTTGTTCGTGCGAGCGGGGCAGAAAATCAAAAACCCGATAGCCTCGATGCCCGGGCACTTTCAGTGGAGCGTTGATCAGCTCGATGAAGAAGTTGAACGAATTGAGGCTTCTCAATTACCGGGGATCATCTTGTTTGGCATCCCCGACTTTAAAGATGCAACAGGTTCCTCAGCCTTGCAGCCCGATGGCGTTGTTCAGCAGGCGATTCAGCGAATTAAGAAGAAAGCACCGCGGCTCTTAATTGTTGCGGATTTGTGTTTTTGCGAATATACCGATCACGGCCACTGTGGCGTTGTGTCGAAAAACATTCGCGGCAATAACGATGTTGATAACGACAATACCCTTAAATTATTAGTGGCTCAAGCCATCAGCTTAGTTCGTGCTGGCGCTGATGTGATTGCGCCAAGTGGTATGATGGACGGCATGGTTCAGGCAATCCGTCGGGGGCTGGATCACGTAGGATTCACAGAAATGCCTATTCTCAGTTATGCGGTTAAATACGCATCCAGTTTTTACGGCCCTTTTCGCGAAGCCGCTGAAGGAACGCCGCAATTTGGCGATCGTAAAACTTATCAGATGAATCCGGCGAATGCCGGTATTGCCTTACGCGAAGCCGAATTGGACGTCGCCGAAGGCGCGGATTTCTTAATGGTTAAACCGGCGCAAGCGTATTTAGATATTATTTATCGTATTAAACAACATTTCCCTCGCATTCCACTCGGTGCTTACCAGGTCAGCGGCGAATTTGCCATGATCAAAGCCGCCGCCGCCCGCGGTTGGCTCGATGAAACACAAGCAATGATGGAAAGTTTATTGTCTATCAAACGCGCCGGAGCGGATTTTATTATTACCTATTTTGCTAAAGAAGCGGCTGGGTTTTTAGGAAGAGAATAA